Below is a genomic region from Augochlora pura isolate Apur16 chromosome 2, APUR_v2.2.1, whole genome shotgun sequence.
tacaatatgtattttttgattaaatagTGTACAGTATAGCttacaaaatatgtaaaaaatagaGGAAGAGAAACGATCGCTATTGCATTGActtaatttccaatgaaattgTAGGGTTTGAAAGAAAGAGTTGTAAGTTAACAAATTGAATGCacacatattattaatatattgagcACAGTGATAACTTAACATATGAATTAGTCGTTTTACGAAGTCagataaacaataatttgtatataatggacattgacatttatttctttaaataacattataaaagacatttttatatttatttccactTTGTTACTTTGACttacataattttctaagatgtatctatttttctttatacaatatatgtcctatttcttgaattcttttaaatcagGATTATAATTGTCGACATATCTTTATATATACTGTTAAAGGATATTAAACAGTTTTATACGCACATGTATAAGCTTTTAcgatactttttattaatgGATTATATTGTAACGAGGAAAGTTAATGTGAGATGTCACTCGTTTTAAAATGTTGCACTATCAATgcactaaatatattattaagccTACATATTGTCAGAAACAAGTAATTCTAGAAGCAgctataaattaaacataatttagGTCGAAATctctattttccataaataagaattacgaataaattgtaaatattttacagagaGGATTGAATGTAAAtctggataaaataaatttctaatgcattacaaaaaatatgttattttccattttatataaatactatattagtTAAAATAACCTAACCATAataccgaaaaaataataaattaaaatgtacaaCAGTATATTCTTGATTTTTTGATTCTGCAAATTAGTACCTTTAAAAACGAAGAGTATCGACTTATTAAAGActtaacagaaaaaaaaacattattacaaCTACATACATAAAGAATcataacgaaatatatttgtaaatgtaatatttgcGCGATccgaattcaaaatttttttataaaatacaaatgtactttgaaagaaggaaaaacagtTTAAGATTTAAGATCCGCGGTAAGCACGCGGAGCGCGCCGGGTAAGCGCGAAACGCGTGCGCAGCGATCGCCAATTGTTCGCAAGAGTCTTGTCGCGAGCAGTATTCGTGGATAAATAAGTTTTTTCCGCTTGTTAGAACGCACAGGGACAAAGGTAGAACGGTAGTGGGAGAATCGGTTGTGGATTTCTCGGTGGAAAACTGTGTTTTCCGAGTGCTGAGGGCCGGCGACCGAGTAATGCACGCATATGTCTAGGCTTGGAGGTACTCAGGTTCTGGCCTCTACAGCACAGGTGAAGAGGACAGCCACCGATCACGCAGCGCTGGTGAACGTCGGTGCTGCGAAACGCAGCAAGCTGTCCGCCGTTCCGGTCACGGGGATCGACGGGATCGAAAACATGACGGACACAGCCGCGGCAGCGACAGATACGCAGAAGAGGGCTAATTTCTCGGCGTTGTCTGTCGGGAACCCGAACGGCGTCATTTCACCAAGTTTGGCGAGTGCGAAGACAGGCACTGCCAGAAAGCTTGTCATCAAAAACTTCAAAAGTAAGCGACATCACAGGACCACCTAACCTCAAAGTCAGCTGGTGATGATTAGCGACAAGATTCATCCTATATAGAATTTATCCTTGGCATTGTGCCATCGAAGattgtaacatatttttcgaaattgcgtatttatttatcgatccGGAGACGAAATCGTTATGATCGGGATTAACAATACGAggctaacataacctaacccGAACATTGAATAGAACTAAGAATGGTTAAATGTTCTTGCGGCGTAttatttgttcgttttttGTACGGTTTCCAGAACTTTCGTATTTCCTATGATTGTGTAATTGATTTAAGATGTCCGCTTACACGGCTTCGTTTCCCTCTTTTCCGTATGactaatgcaaaaataaatataaacgaactATTTTTGTAATGATCTTCAAGCAGATGTATAATACTTAAACATAAATTCaactttgattttttattatcttttatgTTTGAAACTAGGAATCAAATTATTTCCACTTTTgtcatatttgtttatatttttataaatatattttatagatggAAATATGGAGAAATGCTGGTTCTAATatagtacattttatttagataagcCAAAATTACCAGAAAATTATCAAGAACAAACATGGGAGAAGTTGCAAGAGGCTGTAATTGCTATACAAACCAGCAAAAGTATTCGTTATTCGTTAGAAGAACTTTACCAGGCAGTTGAAAATATGTGTAACCACAAAATGGCATCAACATTATATACAAAACTGACGGGGCTAACAGAAGCTCATGTTCAGGCTAATATAGAACAATTCTTGGCAGAATCCATGGACAGGcatatatttctgaaaaaaatgaacgagTGTTGGCAGTCGCACTGTAGACAAATGATTATGATTAGGagtatttttctatatctGGATAGAACATATGTATTACAAAATCCAAGTATTTTGTCCATTTGGTATGTAACTGTTCACTTGATTGTAAACATCTGCATTACCAATTGTCTTACgcattctaaatatatttttagggATATGggattacatttatttagaGTATATATCGTTCTGAACAATTTGGTTCAGACACGTACAGTAGAAGGATTACTAATGCTCATAGAGAAAGAACGGCAAGGTGATACAGTAGACAGAACACTTCTTAAGTCGCTATTACGAATGTTATCAGATCTACAAATTTACCAAGATGCCTTTGCCAACAAGTATAAATCGTTCATAAAtgtgattaattaatatttttttttattagtttgctcattaaatttttgttcacagATTCCTGATAGCCACAGAAAGACTATATGCTGCAGAAGGACAAAGATTAATGAATGAACATGACGTCCCGGAGTACTTAGCACATGTAGACAAACGACTACAAGAAGAAAACGAACGTTTGTTACATTATCTTGACGCATCTACAAAgtatgtaacaattatttctatattggctttttaatattttttgtatatggtatttgcaatttaatgtTTCAGGTGGTCGCTAATCCATACAGtagaaaaacaattattatctgAGCATATTACCAGCATATTACAAAAAGGATTAAGCGGTTTGTTGGATGAAAATAGAATTAGTGATTTAtctttactttataatttatatagtcgAGTTAAGAATGGCCTTGTAGAACTTTGTTTGAGTTTCAATTCCTATATAAAGGTATGCACCAATATTTATACTGGAAAATTGCTTTAATGTACATGAAATTATCTAagttaaaattacatttcttcTTAAATTTCCATAGAAAAAGGGTAAAACCATAGTTATAGATCCAGAAAAAGACAAGACTATGGTTCAAGAACTTTtggattttaaagataaaatgGACAACATAGTTAATacatgttttcataaaaatgagaaattttcaaatagtttAAAAGAAGCTTTTGAAGCTTTTATTAATCAACGCGCAAATAAACCAGCTGAATTAATAGGTAACGTGGTTGTGCATTTATTTGGATAATATCATTacacattataaaaattatttcataaacaatttttaattacagcaAAGTTTGTTGATTGCAAGTTACGAGCGGGTAATAAAGAGGCAACTGAGGAAGAATTAGAAAGattattagataaaattatgGTACTGTTTAGATTTATACATGGGAAAGATGTATTCGAAGCATTTTATAAGAAAGATTTGGCAAAACGTTTATTAGTGGGTAAATCAGCTTCTGTTGATGCTGAGAAGTCTAtgttatcgaaattaaaacaagAATGCGGAGGTGGTTTTACTAGTAAATTGGAAGGAATGTTTAAAGATATGGAACTCAGTAAAGATATTAACATTGCTTTTAAACAGGTAATGATAAATTGCAACATATATGTACAAACAttgaaaagtttttaaatattaaaaagttccCTCGTGTTCAGTATGCAGGAAATTTACAAACTGAGTTGTCAGCAAATAACTTGGATTTAACTGTGTCAATACTTACAATGGGTTATTGGCCAACATATCCTGTGATGGAAGTAACATTACCACCAGAAATGGTTCAATATCAAgacgtatttaataaattttacttggGGAAGCACAGTGGCAGAAAATTACAATGGCAACCTACTTTAGGTCATTGTGTCCTAAAAGCGTGGTTTAATCaggtatatttaatatttaacaagtaCTATTTGTAATCTCTGAATtctatgtattaaaaatattgtatattttttcatttcaatgttATAATAGGGTAACAAAGAGTTTCAAGTGTCACTGTTCCAAGCGTTGGtgttaattatgtttaatGATTCTGACAACTTATCCCTGGAAGATATAAAAGCAGCAACAAATATAGAAGATGGTGAACTTAGAAGAACTTTGCAATCCCTAGCTTGTGGCAAGGCTAgagtattaaaaaagaatccaAGAGGAAGAGATATTGCAGATAATGATAGATTTATATTCAACGCAGATTTTACGAACAAATTAttccgaattaaaataaaccaaaTCCAAATGAAAGAAACGGTAGAAAATATCCTCTTACAAATTGGAGTTTTACATGTTAttggagaaattaatattaactaaattattgtttatttttttagaacgAAGAACAGAAAGCTACAGAAGAAAGAGTTTACCAAGATAGACAATATCAAATAGATGCAGCTATTGttagaattatgaaaatgagaaaaacgCTTAcacacaatttattaattagcgAACTGTACAATCAATTAAAGTTCCCTGTGAAGGTTCGTAGTCAACGTTGAAACACAGTTCAAATTGAACAGATATAttgagtaaaatttaatatctgtaattatataacaacgtgaatatattattttcagccGGCTGACTTGAAAAAACGGATTGAATCTCTTATAGATAGGGATTATATGGAGCGCGACAAAGATAATGCAAATGAGTACAATTATGTTGCGTAACTTGAACCAAATGCCAAAGTCATTGCAGACTGGGATGACGCCATGTTTTGTAGCAAAAAGAAATCAACCAATTCATTTCGGTGTTTGTCTATCGTGAATGTGACATACTGAAAAGCGAAGAACTCTGT
It encodes:
- the Cul4 gene encoding cullin 4; amino-acid sequence: MSRLGGTQVLASTAQVKRTATDHAALVNVGAAKRSKLSAVPVTGIDGIENMTDTAAAATDTQKRANFSALSVGNPNGVISPSLASAKTGTARKLVIKNFKNKPKLPENYQEQTWEKLQEAVIAIQTSKSIRYSLEELYQAVENMCNHKMASTLYTKLTGLTEAHVQANIEQFLAESMDRHIFLKKMNECWQSHCRQMIMIRSIFLYLDRTYVLQNPSILSIWDMGLHLFRVYIVLNNLVQTRTVEGLLMLIEKERQGDTVDRTLLKSLLRMLSDLQIYQDAFANKFLIATERLYAAEGQRLMNEHDVPEYLAHVDKRLQEENERLLHYLDASTKWSLIHTVEKQLLSEHITSILQKGLSGLLDENRISDLSLLYNLYSRVKNGLVELCLSFNSYIKKKGKTIVIDPEKDKTMVQELLDFKDKMDNIVNTCFHKNEKFSNSLKEAFEAFINQRANKPAELIAKFVDCKLRAGNKEATEEELERLLDKIMVLFRFIHGKDVFEAFYKKDLAKRLLVGKSASVDAEKSMLSKLKQECGGGFTSKLEGMFKDMELSKDINIAFKQYAGNLQTELSANNLDLTVSILTMGYWPTYPVMEVTLPPEMVQYQDVFNKFYLGKHSGRKLQWQPTLGHCVLKAWFNQGNKEFQVSLFQALVLIMFNDSDNLSLEDIKAATNIEDGELRRTLQSLACGKARVLKKNPRGRDIADNDRFIFNADFTNKLFRIKINQIQMKETNEEQKATEERVYQDRQYQIDAAIVRIMKMRKTLTHNLLISELYNQLKFPVKPADLKKRIESLIDRDYMERDKDNANEYNYVA